AGCTTCAGTGTCTGTATCTTGCTGAGCTTATCCGAGGGCAGCGTCGGGATGATCTTCCGCAGGGACGCGAAGGCTTCATTCAGCGACTGTGTCCGCTGCCTCTCTCGGACGTTGGCCAGAATCCGCTGGTTCTGCAGCTCCTCGTAGGAGTGCGTGCGACTCGGACTCGCCTTCTTGGCCCGCTTAATCGAAACGGGGCTGCTGTCCTCGCACTGTTTTTTGCTGGGTCGCCTTTTCCTGCCGAGCCGCTTTTGCTGCCTGTCTCCCTCCTCCTCACTATCCACCGGGGAGACCGGGGAGCTGGAACTTTCCTCCATTCCTCTTTTGTAAAGGAAACTCAGGAACGCAGTAAAAACGCGTCTCCACTTTGAATTCGGATTTGGAGATTATTTCAATAATAAAGTCCAGGCAGATTTTAATAAATTGCCGTGTCCTTGCTCCCGTTTATCTGTTATGATGTTCACATCTCAAATGAAATTCTAATCTTACATAACTTTGCGTATGAGGGAAGTTTTTCtctgttattatttatttggaaACTTTATCCCAATTTCAGATACTAAATAGCAGAGTGCACGGAGGAGGTTGTTCACAGCTTCTTGCCATTGGCCCGCCAATAAACAGGAGGGACAAGTCTTAGGTTTCACTAAGTCGCGCACTTTCGTtgtcatgtttaaaataaactgaataaTTGTACAGTTCAGGGAAATGTATATGCCTACATTAACGAAACACGGTAGAACACGCTACTTTAATTGCAACAATTTGCATTTCTAGTAGGCTTAAACTAACCGCAAAAAGCCAGTTAGGTTACATTAATGTAGGCTGAGTTCAATGGTAAATCATTAGCGGAAAAAGCTAGCTTGACTATTTGAATACTTGAGATGGATCTGTAATGACTTATTTTGAAACTGAACGGATTCATCGTTTTAGACGGAATTTGTTTATTGATATGTTAATCATGAAAACCCGAAAGTGGCTGAATGCGGTGCATAGATCGGGTAAACCGACAAATTTGTGGATTTAAATATTGAGTAAACTGCACGTAAAACGCCGCTTTAAGGCCGCCTCCCCACGCAGTTGCACTGGGATTTAATATGATGAAAAAGTTGGCCTTCATGATGGTGACAGATTAGCAACGAAACATATCGCAACCTCTAGTGTCGCAGTTACTGTATACAATTACGCGAGGTGGGGTGTGTGAAGTAATTACTCGTATCACTCAAAtccaggggcgtcagaagcattttgaatgtggggggacacactgggggggggggggtcttgggaCCCTCccccagaattttttttttatgaattagaTGCCATTTCCTGCAAAACCTGGAGTGGTCTTTCAGTGGTATGTGTATTCTCATATCGATCAAGTGGAATGGATTTTTTTCGCGAAGCAATAGAAACAGCGCTGGGcgaactaatattttatgttaaatgtggcgggggggtccaaacgaataactatatgaaatgtgagggggacacgtccccctcagatttaatggcggcgacgcccatgctCAAATTACTGAACGTCCGAAATGCCTTAGCATTTTTACTTAATGAAACGACACTGCAGGCAGCGTTTTGGATGAGATGGATGTTAAGCGGAAGCTGGAGTGCATAAACTGCTTACCGTAAAGAAAAGGAGATAGGCCTTAAAAACTTGAATGACCATCGCAAATACAACTTAAACCCACAGCAGACCCAGACGAGGCCATTCAGCATCAATGAGCATAGCCTGACCAGGGTAATGGTCCTGAGAGTTGTCAAACTGTCACGGGCAAACCTTTAACTGCCGTTTAGTATTTAATTAAATGCTGGCCTACAGCATTCAGTACACCTGCCCAGCTAACAAGCGACGTCACCGTGACGTTTTTGGACGTCCGATTTTGGTCCGCCAGGTAACGTTTTAGTCACAACGTTAGGCGGACGTCCGATTTTGGTCCGCCCGGTAAAGTTTCATTTACAATGTTAGGCGGACGTCCGATTTTAGTCCGCCAGGTAACGTTTTAGTCACAACGTTAGGCGGACGTCCGATTTTAGTCCGCCAGGTAATGTTTTATTCACAACGTAAAGCGGACGTCCGATTTTGGTCTGCCCGGTAACGTTTCATTGACAATGTTATGCGGACGTCCGATTTTAgtctttgaatccttgaaataaatgtatttgatcgttttcctgatagctatctttttacacagagccactatatacacaatagtttattttttttactgctaATAGTTTGGATCAGGAGTTAGTTATTGTAAAATAATTAATGTACGTGCATGCGGTGATATTTGCATATCtgcacccttctggcagtgcggCCATTGCAGTCGGGTCTCGCACACTACGACAAGAAGTTGTCCggcttggctgcagtcagtttatattCTACCCctgcagccgcaggcagatctCGCTCCATGTCACATCAGCTGCAGAcagcccaagtcgaacgcacccaatttCACACACCACACCTGATAATTCACACGCCGAGAAGCGATAAAGCTCGCGAGACGAGGCGCAGGCCAATAGCTCTGCTTAGCGCATACAACTGTCTTGACCTAGCAACCTATCAGCTAATCAGAAAATAGTGTTGCCATGTCGAGTATGATAATTAAGTATGTAAGCGCGCGCTGTTCTTTATACGCTCTGAATGCGTCCATAGACAAGCTGTAAAAGTACACGTATGGGCTGacatttgtg
This window of the Paramormyrops kingsleyae isolate MSU_618 chromosome 1, PKINGS_0.4, whole genome shotgun sequence genome carries:
- the LOC111842897 gene encoding twist-related protein 2-like isoform X2 produces the protein MEESSSSPVSPVDSEEEGDRQQKRLGRKRRPSKKQCEDSSPVSIKRAKKASPSRTHSYEELQNQRILANVRERQRTQSLNEAFASLRKIIPTLPSDKLSKIQTLKLASRSFTSVSEDTEGFIEEPTNAER
- the LOC111842897 gene encoding twist-related protein 2-like isoform X1, whose translation is MEESSSSPVSPVDSEEEGDRQQKRLGRKRRPSKKQCEDSSPVSIKRAKKASPSRTHSYEELQNQRILANVRERQRTQSLNEAFASLRKIIPTLPSDKLSKIQTLKLASRYIDFLYQVLQSDEMDSKMSSCSYVAHERLSYAFSVWRMEGAWSMSASH